A stretch of DNA from Methanogenium sp. S4BF:
CGTCCGATTCGCTTACCAGAATCCCGATGCGCTCCCCCTCGATACGGTTTCCCGTCACGACGGTCCGGTCTGCGTCATAGATGCAGATGCCGACACCGGTTCCGGGGATGGTGGTGGCGATCGTGTTTCCGGTAATCACCGTATTGTCCGCATGGACGAATATGCCGCAGGGAACGATTCCCGTAATGAAGAGTCCTTCGATGGTGGTCCCCGGTGCGTCCACGACAAGGGCGGCCTCACCCTCTTTTGCCATGATGACCGGCAGCCCCCCGCCGGTATTCACACCCGTGATCGTCACCGGGACGGTGATATTCAGGTGTTCAGAATAGGTGCCGCTCTCAACGCGGATCTCATCCCCCGGCATGGCCGCGGCAAGTGCTGCTGAAATGGTGCCATACCCGTCTTCCCCGACGGTCAGGGCGGCGGCGCTGCCGGGAGAGCAGAGCAGGGCTGTGCAGAGCAGAAGAAGGGCAACGAGCATCCGCACAAAGCCGCCGCTCCGGCAGGCTCGGATTCCTGTCTGCGGATCGTCCCTTCGCATATTCACACGCTCCGGTGTTCGTTATTCGTCTGCTGCTTCATCCTGAACTTCTGCAACGGTGAAGAGGAATCTGACCCCGCGGGGGCCGCGGGCAAGGTCGATGATGTCGCCTGCCATCAGCCGCACCTCGCTGTTCTCCCCGCACGCACTGTCATTCAGGTAGGTCCCGCCGGTGCTTCCCCGGTCGGTGAGGAACCAGCCGTTCTCCTTCCGGCGAATTTCCGCGTGCGGCCGTGATATGCGGGTGACAAGGTCGAAGTCCCGGTGGACGACGATCGCGGCGTCGCCCGTGAGGGTGCCCGGCGGGGCATAGCGGATGGCAGAGGCATCGTGTTCAGTCATGAGCGGCCCGAACCGTTTCTCCTCCCGCCCGATACGGGTTACTTCTTCGGAGAGGGGAAAGGTCTTTCCGTCGGCGGGCCCGCCCAGCACGAAGATGACCGGGGTCTCCCCCGCATATTCGCGGGAGACCATCCGCCGGGCCTCATCGACCCGTTCTGCCAGCTCGCTGCCCTTGATATGGATGTCTAAGTTCGAGAATAATCCCAGATTGCGGATAATCTCCTCGATGCCGCCGGGGCGGGTGGTGTACTTCCAGACCGGAAGCGACCCGCGGGAGGTGGCCCGCCCAAATCCGGCCTCCTTGGTGATGATGCCTGCCGCAAGCATCTTTTCGAGATGCTTTTTGGTGTTCACATAGGATGTGCTGATCTCGGTCGCGATTTCGCTGGCCTCTTTCGGGGTGTGCTCGATAATCTTGAGGATATGCAGGCGGACGGGATTGGAGAGGACGTTGAGATATCGGGAGAGGTCTTCATAGTAATCCATATCCTCCGTCATCATCACGGTCTTTCCATTGGCATACTCTTCAGGGTCTGTCATCCTACTCACATTCCTCCGGGTATTTCGCTTCGCCGTGCACCCTGACCACAATAAGGGTGATGTTATCTGTTGATTTCCGGGCAGCCTCTTCAAGAAGAATTTTCACCGCGTCGTCTGCGGACGGCACCGCTCCTGCCGCAACCAGCGCCTGACGGGAGACATAGTCGTGCAGGCCGTCGGAGGAGAGCACCAGCGTATCATTGGGACAGAGGAAGTGGGCGGTGCAGTCGGCGATGAAGTCCCCACCCAGCGAGTGGGTGATGATGTTTTTCATCGGGTGGTCCATGGCCTCCTCCGGGGTGAGCACGCCCTTGTCCACCAGATCCTGCACAAAGGAGTGGTCCTTTGTCAGCCTCAGCACGATTCCCTTGCGTATCAGTGTGCACCGGGAATCCCCCGTATTGCACATGGTGATGGCCCCATCCCCAAACCAGGCGGAGACAAGCGTGGTCCCCATTCCTGCACGGGTCCCGATGGCCTGATGCCGGATGGCCTCGTGGGCGAGGGTGTGGCCTTTCATGAGCACCGCTGCTGCCGTGTCATGATCGCCTGAAGTGATCTGTGCCGCATGCACGGTCTCACCGAATACGCGAATGGCAAGGGCGGATGCCACGTCCCCTGCCTCATGCCCGCCGATCCCGTCGGCAACGGCGCAGACCAGCCCCCCACCCACCTGGGCAGTGCACCATGCATCCTCGTTTACCGGGCGGATTCCGGCAACGGAAGCAGCGCTGCATTCAAATTGTTCATGGGTTCCTGTGTCTGATCTCATCTCTCGGCTCGTATGGACAAAGGGTTGGTCGTCACAGATAATAAATGTGGGAAATGGTTGTGGTTACATGGTGCCGGGTTTGGGAGTATGGTGTCACTCACCATGGTGTTCTCCCGTATGTGGGGGTGGGCCGGTGCAGGAGGCACATCCCGGTGGGACATACCAGCCGGAGAAAAACACCCGTACAGACACGGCGGCACCGGCCATCCCCACCATTCATATGACCGGCAGGGGTGAGAGAGAGAGAGAAATGTAGAAGAAGGAGACCGGTCCCTATACAGGGATGAGGATATGACCACAAAATCCGGGTTTTCCCTTGCCCGCAGGGATGAGCCAATGCGGGAGCTGGTGCGTGAAACGGGTCACAAAACGCTGGGTGTCTGGGCCGTTGACTGCGTTGAGCGTGTCCTGCCCTACTTTGAGGTGCAGTATCCTGATGACCACCGGCCCGGAGACGCTGTCGACGCACTCCAGAACTGGATCCGGACGGGGGTCTTTCATATGGCGGATATCCGCAAAGCGGCACGTGATGCCCATGCGGCTGCCCGCGAGGTGGGAAGGGATAATGCAGCCCGTTCGGCCGCCCGTGCCGCCGGGCAGGCAGCGGCAACGGCACATGTCGCCACCCATGCGCTTGCTGCTGCGATGTATGCCTTACAGGCGATGTACCGGGCCGCAAACCCCTCTGATGCTGAAGCCGCCGTCGCCCGTGAACGGGACTGGCAGTACCGGCATTTACGCGACCTGAGGGAGAGGGATGTGCAGGCGGGACGAGCGGCAACGGCGGGGGAGGAGGATAAATCCTGAGAACAGGTGAGGACACCGGCTGTTCCAAATCACGGTGAAAAATTGTACGGGGAAGAATCGTACGGGGAAGACTGCGGGCCATCCTGAAATGGGCCGGATTAAGCCCGGATGGATTCGGACCCAAACCGTATCCGGTCTTTATCTGTGGGAATGCCATTAACCGTCTGGTGCCACTCACCATCCCGGAATACTTCATACTGTTCAAAAGCACAGGGCAATCCGTTTGCAGCAGCGATGTCGCAGCTGTCCATAAGCTGAAAATGCAGATGCGGACCAAAGGAATTGCCTGAATTACCCACTCTCCCAAGGACTTCACCTTTTTTTACCCTCTGGCCAGCGGCAACCTGAATGGACCCTGTCTGAAGGTGGACGAGCGCAGCGTACGCATTACCGCCGCATTCCATTATGATGTAGTTGCCGGCAACTGATTGTACGTCGTCTTTCCCCGGATCGAAAGAGTGAGCATTTTTATAGGCATTCGACAAATCCGAGAGCAGATTCGTTCGTTCCCGTTCTTTATACCCATCCTCTGCCCGGACAATGATCCCGTCGCATGGTGCATATACTTCCCGGCCCCAGCAATAATATTCCTTTACGGGAACCCCAAAAAGAAGATATTGCGGCAGGCTGACGCGGTACGCGGGCCAGCCCTTTCTTCCCCAGTCCACCTGGATAAAGTCATACGCATATCGTGTTCCGAACCGGTCTGTGCCGTGGCTCGGAATTTTTGTCCCCGGAGTGTTGGGAGAGAGCCATTCCCCCCTCAAAGGAAACGCTACAATGATCGGCTCACGCGCTTCAGTCATTTCAGTACTCCTCTCTGTCCATTCTGTACCTGCATTATTAAAAATGACGAGTGCTCCAAGGGCAAGTGCCAGTACGATACTGACACGTGCAGACCGGTGATTTTTCCCATTCCACACTCCAACCCGCATTTCAACCCCCTTGTCCATTGCCTGACGTACAGAAATGGTCCCGGGTTCGTCAGGGTATCCGTCAGGTGCTGCAATGTGACCGGTTCACAATCCGGATTTGACGTCTGCAGGGCCCATATCTGTTCTCCGAATCAGGCGGGTGATGCGCCGTATGCCCCCTCACTCCGCACCCAGAAGCCATTTCCAGAGCGGGACACAGCGGACATCCCCCTTCTGCTGTGCGGTATCCTTTGTTATCAGCACCTGTTCTTTTACCCGGGCGCCAAACTCACCGGTGAACTCCCGGAATCCGTCCAGCTTTTCCCGCGGGATGGTATCGGTGTAGGTAATGCTGACCGCACTCAGCGTATTGTCCAAATGGTTCAGGACAAAATCCACCTCATACCCTTTCTTCCAGTAATACGGTTCATGCCCCCGCCGCCGCAGTTCGAGATACACCAGGTTTTCCGCACACCTCTCTTCATCCAGGGACACCGCGGATAACACCGCATTTCTGATTCCGTTGTCGATGCAGTATATTTTCTTGTTGTTCCGTGCCTGAATCTTTGGCGAACTGCTGAAAAACTGGACCTCGAAGAGCACGTGCGCCATCGCGGCATACTGGATATATTCCCGGACGGTCACCGCATCGATGCCCAGCACCCGCACCAGCAGCCGGTAGGAAAACGGGGAGGCGAAGTTGGTCAGGAGGTAGGAGAGGAGATCGCTCATCGCCCGCTGGTTGCGCACCTCGTTCACCCGGACGATGTCCCGGTAGACAATGCTGTCATAGTATGCCCTGAGCTGGTCTTTTTTCACCTCCTCGTCACTCTGCTGGACGACCTGGGGGAATCCGCCCTCATGGAGATAGCGCCTCAGGAGCTGCACGATCTCATATTTCCGGCTGGCAAGCGTGACCGGGTCGTTCTTTGCCTCTACCCCGTGAAAGAGCAGGTACTCGGAAAAATCGAGGGGATATACAATGACAGAGAGATACCGCCCGCTGATAAGGGTAGCCACCTCCGAGTCCAGCAGACGGGAGGAGGAACCCGAGATCACCAGCCTGAACTGCTTGCGGTCATAGACCGCCTTGACCCACTGCTCCCAGCCCGGAATGTTCTGGATCTCGTCAAAGACCAGACAGATATTCTCCCCGCTGCCGACCTCCTTCCGGTAGGTGTCGAGCACCATCTCCAGCGGGCGGTCGAGCCGGGTAAGATACGGCTCGTCGCAGTTGACGAAGAGAATGGACCGGGGATCGACCCCCTCCTCATGAATCAGGTCGTGAATCAGCTGGTACAAAAGAGAGGTCTTGCCCGAGCGCCGCACGCCGCTGAGCACCACAATCTCTCCGGTGGCGTAATACTTCCGGATCTTTGAGGAGTAGCGCTCCCGCCGCATACCGGTCCCGAACTCTTTGCCGCTCCACCATGGGTTGAGGGATACCAGAAGGTCAAGCAGTTCTGTCACACTACCCGGATGGGTGATACCCACCTATAATAGTATGGATCGTGCGATTATAGCCATGCGAAGACGGGCATTTCTGCATGATTACAGCCATGCAGAAAATACGGTTTTTATACGCCTGCAGGGCAATCCGATGCAGCACCGGTGCCCACCCAAAACGGTGGCCCGTACCATGATGCGATACATCCCTTTTGTGCGCCCCTCTCCGGAAAAACCCTCCGAAGGATTGGATTTCAGCAGAAAAAACCCCGGAATCAGGAGATTCTGACAGCATTCTACGGCACCGGCGTTCGTTGAAACGGGTTTGAGGCACAGGTGCAGACCCGATGAGCGTTTACGATACAGAGTATCCGCAGTTATTAGAGGGGACGGAAGAATAGCCCCTAAACCGGATTCTTTTTCCTGAAATCGGCTGAATCGCGAATATTTCGACAACACCCCTTTCAATACGGCAACCGGCAGCACAGAATGAAATAAGCCATAATTAAAGCCATTTAATCCATTTAACCCAAAATTACCGATATTTCCCACAACACATATATGGGGTGAACAAGAGACGTACGAGTCCACCGGAACGCATTCTGAACTCTGCTTCATACCGAACAATTCATCCTGGTTTTGCTTTCATGACAATCTATTCATCCAATCAGCAGCAGATGGCTGCAAAAATTGATCCTACATCACAGGCCTCCCAATGGAAAGACTGGCACTGGCAGATTCGCCATGCCATAACTGACATCGCGACCGTCGAACGCCTGCTGGGCATCCGCTTTCCACCGGAAAAACGGGCAGAGCTGGAAGAGACGATTGCAACCTTTCCCCTCTGCATCACCCCGTACTACCTCTCTCTCATCGAGGCAGACGATTATGAAAACGATCCTGTCTTTATGCAGGCGTTTCCCTCCGCAGCTGAGCTGATCATCGAAACGAGCGACATGGCAGACCCCCTTGCCGAGGATACGGACAGCCCCGCTGCCTGCATCACCCACCGGTATCCCGACCGCGTCCTCTTTCTGGTCAGCAACGTCTGTGCGATGTACTGCCGCCACTGCACCCGGAAACGAAAGGTCGGAGATATCGACTCCATCCCGGACAAGGCGGCCATCCGTGAGGGGCTCAATTATATCGCGGGGAATCCCGCCATCCGGGACGTCCTGCTCTCGGGAGGCGACCCGCTCATGCTCCCCGACGACTATCTGGACTGGATTCTTACCGAGCTGCGGGCGATTCCTCATGTCGAGGTGATACGCATCGGCAGCCGTGTGCCGGTGGTCCTTCCCTACCGCATCACCAACGAGCTTGTCCGTGTGCTCAAAAAACACCACCCCCTCTACCTGAATACGCACTTCAACCACCCCCGGGAGATAACCGCCTCATCGCGGGAGGCCCTCAGGAGACTCGCCGATGCGGGCATTCCCCTCGGCAACCAGACGGTGCTTTTAGCCGGTGTCAATGACTGCCCCCGGATTATGAAGAGCCTCATGCAGAAGCTGGTCCGGGAGCGGGTGCGCCCCTATTACCTCTACCAGTGCGACCTCTCCGAGGGGCTCGCCCACTTCCGCACGCCCGTCGGCAAGGGCATTGAGATCATCGAGAGCCTCATCGGCCATACGAGCGGGTTTGCAGTACCTACCTATGTGATTGACGCTCCGGGCGGAGGCGGCAAGATTCCGGTGATGCCCAATTACCTGCTCTCATGGTCGACGAACAAGGTGGTGCTGCGCAACTACGAAGGGGTTATTTCCACCTACCGGGAACCGGACCACTACCAGCAGGTCTCCTGCGACCGGAACTGTGATGCGTGCACGCTGCAGCTGAAACTGGATGACGCGAATGAGGCGAAAGGGGTCGGCATCGAGAAACTGCTCTGTGACTACGATGACACCTATATGCTTATTCCTCAGGATACCGAGCGGGTTGACAGACGCAATGACGCGTGATACGGTCACCCGTCCTGGCGCATCGGCCGTGCAGCACGGGCCCGGCAACGACCGCGTCTACCTGATGAAGCTCGCGGTGGAGGATACCGATACCATCATCCCGGCGATGGATGCGCTGGCGGACCGGTACGGCTACTCAAAACTCTTTGCCAGGGTGCCTGACTCTGCAAAAGACCGGTTCTGTGCGGCCGGATACCGGGCCGAGGCACATATCCCCGGCATGTACCGGGGAACAGAGGACGGCTGGTTTCTCGCACGCTATCCCGACCCGGTACGGGCAGAACCCGGTGATGCAGCGCCCCTTACCGCAGATCTGCTCAGGTCCGCGAGGCCGCGGCCGGATGCCTGCGGGAGCCCCGGCATGGCATCCGGGTGTGTGATTGAGGAGGCAGGTCCGGTCGATGCGGATGCACTCGCAGAGCTGTATACCGACGTCTTCGAGACCTATCCGTTCCCCATCCACGACCCGGCGTATCTCCGGGAGACGATGGCTGACGGCATCCGGTATTTTGTCGTCCGGGCAGAAGGCCGGGTGGTGGCGGCCTCGTCAGCGGAGGTGGATGTCTCCGGCAAAAACGCGGAGATGTCTGACTTTGCGACGCATCCCGGATACCGGGGAATGGGGCTCTGCCCGGCCCTGCTGGCGGCGATGGAGGGGGAGATGCGGCGCACCGGGATAATAACCACATATACCATCGCACGGGCCGCCTTCTATCCGGTCAACATCACCTTTGCCCGTGCCGGATACCGGTTCGGCGGGACACTGGTCAATAACACGCAGATATGCGGGGCCTTCGAGAGCATGAACGTCTGGTACAAATCCCCCGGCAGGGAGCGTGCCCCGCACCGTGACTGAGCAGGGGGGCATGCATTCGCCCGTGCATCCTCCCCCCGCCTTTCGTCGGAAGCCACCAGCATATTCCTGCCGGGCATGCCCGTTTACCGATACAGATTCTTTTTTTTTTACATGGCCGCCCGCCGTCTCTTTTATCTGCTCCCCGCATGAGAAAATAGTGCATGGAGCGGCGGCTGAACGACCATGCCCCCCGACGGGGCGACTATCTCCTTTACTGGATGCAGGCCTCCCAGCGGGCCGAAGGGAACCCGGCACTGGAATATGCCGTCCGGGAGGCAAACCGGCTCAATAAGCCTGTCGCCGTCTGCTTCTGCCTTGACCCGCGGGGCGAGGGGCGGCAGGTCCGCCATCTGACCTTCATGCTCGAAGGGCTCCGGGAAGCCGCAGAGCAGCTGGCCGGACGGGGTATTGCGTTTATTCTCAGAGACGGTCCGCCGCAGGAGGTGGTGGCGGCACTGGGGGAGGAGGCCTGCCTGGTGGTCACCGACGGGGGCTATCTCCGGGGGCAGCGGCGGGACCGGGCCCTTCTTGCCGGAACACTGGAGGCGCCGCTCATCGAGGTGGAGGGGGATGTCATCGTGCCGGTGGAGACGGCCTCTCTCAAAGAGGAATGGTCCGCAGCGACCTTCCGGCGGCGGATCACGCCCCATATCGTCCCGTCTCTTGCCCAAAGCAACGAGCAGGAGGTGAAGGTGAGGGCGGTTCCGGGGGAGTATGAATCGCTCTCACTCAGCCGCCCCGCAGAGATCATCCGAACGCTTGCTCCGGCAAAGGACGCCTCTCCTGCGGCCTTTACCGGAGGCATCACTGAGGCACGCCGCCTTCTCACCCTCTTTGCAGCAGAGAAGCTCAGCCGCTATGCAGACGAGCGCAATGACCCGAACAAAGACGTTCTCTCCTGTATGAGCCCGTACCTGCACTTCGGGCAGATTTCCCCTCACGAAATTGCCCTCCGCATACGGGAGGCAGGCGGAAAGAATGCGGCCGCATACCTCGAGGAGCTGATCGTCCGCAGGGAGCTCTCGATGAACTTTGTGCACTACAACCCCCGCTACGCCTCCATCGAATGCCTCCCCGCGTGGGCCAGAACGACCCTTGCTGAGCATGCCGGCGACCCGCGGGAGTATGCCTATTCACTGCATGAATTCGAGGCGGCCCGGACCCACGACCCCTGCTGGAATGCGGCGCAGCGGCAGATGCGGGTGACCGGGAAGATGCACGGGTATATGCGGATGTACTGGGGCAAGAAGGTGATCGAGTGGTCGGCCTCTCCGGAGGAGGCGTATCGCACCCTCCTGATCCTGAACAACCGCTACGAACTGGACGGGAGGGACCCGAACAGTTATGCCGGCATTGCGTGGTGCTTCGGGAAGCACGACCGGGCATGGAAGGAGCGGCCGGTCTTCGGAAAGGTGCGGTATATGAACGCAAAGGGGCTGCAGCGGAAGTTCGATACGGATGCATATGTAAAAGCGTACGGCGGGGAATAAGACGTCCGGGTATTTCAGAACAATTCCTCCCCGGCACCGCCCGACAGATGGTTGCCAAAAGGTCCGAAGTAAAATGGCACTGCGGCAGATTCCTGCCCTTTCCGCCCGCAGAGAGCAAAGGCACAAACCCCGTATGCCGTCCCCGGGAGAGATGACAGCCTCCCTCCTTCTGAAACGGTCAGAAGGCCCTACACCTGCAGCAGATGCATCCACCCCGCCCCCCGGAACCTGCAACAGGACCTCAGGAAACCATTTTTATCCCCGCATTATTGGCATTGAGCACTGAGGGAGACAGGTAAGTATATAATCTCCCTGATGTTTCTGTTAATTACGATGGATTCCCCGCTCTCTGTCCTGATTATCAGCGAAAAATCACCGGCAGCAACAATTACGGAGAAAATCAGGGAACTGAACACTGACTGTACGATAGATACTGCAGAATCCGGAAAAACCGCCCTCATTTTCCTTGAAAACAATATCTATGACCTTATTATCATTCAATACCCCACCAGGGATTTATCCGGTGCAAAACTGCTTGAAGCACTACGGGAAGAAAAGATTGACATCCCTGTGATCGTCATCGTGGGGAAAGCAGACGAGGGCAGTCTCCCTGCTGCATTATACCGGGGGCCTGAATGCACGGTTCTGCCTGCCTCGGAACAGGCGTATACGAATGAACGGATACAGCATAAAATCGCTGCTGTTCTGGATAAGAAGAGACGGGAAGAGGCCTTCGAGACCCATAGGATCCAGTCTTCAGGGATCATCACCCATATCCCGGACCCCACGTTTGCCATCGACCGTGAAGGCAGAGTGATTGCCTGGAATAAGGCAATCGAGGATTTGACCGGCGTGCCTGCCGCAGATATCCTCGGCAAAGGGGATTATGAATATTCCATACCCTTTTATGGCCACCGCGTGCCCACTCTCATCAATTTTCTGGAAATTTCTGAGGAAGAACTCGGTTCGCTCGGATATCACGTGCTGCAGCGAACAAAAAATGCGATCTCCATCGAATCCACCCTTATCGAGATTAAAGGAAAAAAATACTATGTCAGGGCGAACGCATCCCTGATCTATGACCGTTCGGGAAATATTACCGGCGCCATCGAGTCAATAACAGATATCACCGCCCTGAAAGATGTGGAGAATGCCCTCAGGGAAAGCAAAGACAAATTCAGGGGGATTACCGAGAGGATTTCGGATCTGATTCTGTCGACGGATACTGATGGGATGATCACCTATGCATCTCCTTCAGCCGAAACGATTCTTGGATATGAACCGGAGTTCATGTACGGGAAAGGGCCGGAAGAGTTTCTGCTCCCGAATGATCTGGAGGTGGTTCATACCGCCATCGGTAAACTGAAACAGGGAGCGGAGGTAAAAGGACTCGAAATCAGCTTCCGAAAAAAAGACGGCAGGTATGCCATCCTTGAGATGTCAGGGTCTCCGGTTATGGAGAGCGGCGTAGTGAGCGGGATGCAGGTCATCGGGAGG
This window harbors:
- a CDS encoding FHA domain-containing protein, producing the protein MTDPEEYANGKTVMMTEDMDYYEDLSRYLNVLSNPVRLHILKIIEHTPKEASEIATEISTSYVNTKKHLEKMLAAGIITKEAGFGRATSRGSLPVWKYTTRPGGIEEIIRNLGLFSNLDIHIKGSELAERVDEARRMVSREYAGETPVIFVLGGPADGKTFPLSEEVTRIGREEKRFGPLMTEHDASAIRYAPPGTLTGDAAIVVHRDFDLVTRISRPHAEIRRKENGWFLTDRGSTGGTYLNDSACGENSEVRLMAGDIIDLARGPRGVRFLFTVAEVQDEAADE
- a CDS encoding protein phosphatase 2C domain-containing protein, translated to MRSDTGTHEQFECSAASVAGIRPVNEDAWCTAQVGGGLVCAVADGIGGHEAGDVASALAIRVFGETVHAAQITSGDHDTAAAVLMKGHTLAHEAIRHQAIGTRAGMGTTLVSAWFGDGAITMCNTGDSRCTLIRKGIVLRLTKDHSFVQDLVDKGVLTPEEAMDHPMKNIITHSLGGDFIADCTAHFLCPNDTLVLSSDGLHDYVSRQALVAAGAVPSADDAVKILLEEAARKSTDNITLIVVRVHGEAKYPEECE
- a CDS encoding putative immunity protein, which codes for MTTKSGFSLARRDEPMRELVRETGHKTLGVWAVDCVERVLPYFEVQYPDDHRPGDAVDALQNWIRTGVFHMADIRKAARDAHAAAREVGRDNAARSAARAAGQAAATAHVATHALAAAMYALQAMYRAANPSDAEAAVARERDWQYRHLRDLRERDVQAGRAATAGEEDKS
- a CDS encoding M23 family metallopeptidase — translated: MRVGVWNGKNHRSARVSIVLALALGALVIFNNAGTEWTERSTEMTEAREPIIVAFPLRGEWLSPNTPGTKIPSHGTDRFGTRYAYDFIQVDWGRKGWPAYRVSLPQYLLFGVPVKEYYCWGREVYAPCDGIIVRAEDGYKERERTNLLSDLSNAYKNAHSFDPGKDDVQSVAGNYIIMECGGNAYAALVHLQTGSIQVAAGQRVKKGEVLGRVGNSGNSFGPHLHFQLMDSCDIAAANGLPCAFEQYEVFRDGEWHQTVNGIPTDKDRIRFGSESIRA
- a CDS encoding ATP-binding protein, whose protein sequence is MTELLDLLVSLNPWWSGKEFGTGMRRERYSSKIRKYYATGEIVVLSGVRRSGKTSLLYQLIHDLIHEEGVDPRSILFVNCDEPYLTRLDRPLEMVLDTYRKEVGSGENICLVFDEIQNIPGWEQWVKAVYDRKQFRLVISGSSSRLLDSEVATLISGRYLSVIVYPLDFSEYLLFHGVEAKNDPVTLASRKYEIVQLLRRYLHEGGFPQVVQQSDEEVKKDQLRAYYDSIVYRDIVRVNEVRNQRAMSDLLSYLLTNFASPFSYRLLVRVLGIDAVTVREYIQYAAMAHVLFEVQFFSSSPKIQARNNKKIYCIDNGIRNAVLSAVSLDEERCAENLVYLELRRRGHEPYYWKKGYEVDFVLNHLDNTLSAVSITYTDTIPREKLDGFREFTGEFGARVKEQVLITKDTAQQKGDVRCVPLWKWLLGAE
- the ablA gene encoding lysine 2,3-aminomutase, whose protein sequence is MTIYSSNQQQMAAKIDPTSQASQWKDWHWQIRHAITDIATVERLLGIRFPPEKRAELEETIATFPLCITPYYLSLIEADDYENDPVFMQAFPSAAELIIETSDMADPLAEDTDSPAACITHRYPDRVLFLVSNVCAMYCRHCTRKRKVGDIDSIPDKAAIREGLNYIAGNPAIRDVLLSGGDPLMLPDDYLDWILTELRAIPHVEVIRIGSRVPVVLPYRITNELVRVLKKHHPLYLNTHFNHPREITASSREALRRLADAGIPLGNQTVLLAGVNDCPRIMKSLMQKLVRERVRPYYLYQCDLSEGLAHFRTPVGKGIEIIESLIGHTSGFAVPTYVIDAPGGGGKIPVMPNYLLSWSTNKVVLRNYEGVISTYREPDHYQQVSCDRNCDACTLQLKLDDANEAKGVGIEKLLCDYDDTYMLIPQDTERVDRRNDA
- the ablB gene encoding putative beta-lysine N-acetyltransferase produces the protein MTRDTVTRPGASAVQHGPGNDRVYLMKLAVEDTDTIIPAMDALADRYGYSKLFARVPDSAKDRFCAAGYRAEAHIPGMYRGTEDGWFLARYPDPVRAEPGDAAPLTADLLRSARPRPDACGSPGMASGCVIEEAGPVDADALAELYTDVFETYPFPIHDPAYLRETMADGIRYFVVRAEGRVVAASSAEVDVSGKNAEMSDFATHPGYRGMGLCPALLAAMEGEMRRTGIITTYTIARAAFYPVNITFARAGYRFGGTLVNNTQICGAFESMNVWYKSPGRERAPHRD
- a CDS encoding deoxyribodipyrimidine photo-lyase is translated as MERRLNDHAPRRGDYLLYWMQASQRAEGNPALEYAVREANRLNKPVAVCFCLDPRGEGRQVRHLTFMLEGLREAAEQLAGRGIAFILRDGPPQEVVAALGEEACLVVTDGGYLRGQRRDRALLAGTLEAPLIEVEGDVIVPVETASLKEEWSAATFRRRITPHIVPSLAQSNEQEVKVRAVPGEYESLSLSRPAEIIRTLAPAKDASPAAFTGGITEARRLLTLFAAEKLSRYADERNDPNKDVLSCMSPYLHFGQISPHEIALRIREAGGKNAAAYLEELIVRRELSMNFVHYNPRYASIECLPAWARTTLAEHAGDPREYAYSLHEFEAARTHDPCWNAAQRQMRVTGKMHGYMRMYWGKKVIEWSASPEEAYRTLLILNNRYELDGRDPNSYAGIAWCFGKHDRAWKERPVFGKVRYMNAKGLQRKFDTDAYVKAYGGE